From a region of the Arachis ipaensis cultivar K30076 chromosome B09, Araip1.1, whole genome shotgun sequence genome:
- the LOC107616200 gene encoding transcription factor ABORTED MICROSPORES, whose protein sequence is MDLSFCFSCFLFVCYSISLLLVLVKGIISSILKHFAFGSSKKDFYYHLLPSGDKNMNMMMMQNLTERLRPLVGLNGWDYCVYWKLSEDQRFVEWLGCCCGGTDQNNNVGEDIHIFPCRDTMFSHPRTNHCYLLSQLPTSISMIDSGYVYINSNFREWILSVRKMLDGIQIKGDRSLCILSIVKKKSFSLFFIIQFKYLLLIIISHLLNYSPNILQETIGTQVLIPVPGGLVELFVTKQVPEDHQVIDFVTAQCIVLVEQEAANNSTSFNMQSNVVGDDNNNNNNNNNNNNENQVMMNNNNNNNQFVLTTAPETSPHDEIPITLCSSPLNFMQQFRTMNKNNDNNGVAAAFSEEYQGSIFLHENQNNNNQPMKAAAMEEEEEEEQQVGTKENNNNKNEGGVVGVGRSDSMSDCSDQNEEEEDGKYRRRNGKGNQSKNLVAERKRRKKLNDRLYNLRSLVPRISKLDRASILGDAIEFVKDLQKQVKDLQDELEDNNNNSDTTAVDHHDSSNQFLDHFGASYVIPNHKHMQQEAVDATTLTMDKQHSQQMEPQVEVAVIDGKEYFVKVFCEHRAGGFVKLMEALNTLGMDVVHATVTSHKGLVSNVFKVEKKDSDMVEAEDVRDSLLELTRNPSCRVWSNNNTKNNNPTSENSNGVGVGRDHHHHHHHHMPAYHPHPFHT, encoded by the exons ATGGATCTTAGTTTTTGTTTCTCCTGCTTCTTGTTTGTTTGTTATTCAATTTCTCTTCTCTTGGTCTTAGTCAAAGGAATCATTAGTAGTATTCTTAAACACTTTGCATTTGGGAGTTCAAAGAAGGACTTCTACTATCATCTCCTTCCATCAG GTGACAAGAACATGAACATGATGATGATGCAAAACTTAACTGAGAGACTGAGGCCTCTTGTTGGATTGAACGGTTGGGACTACTGTGTATACTGGAAACTAAGTGAAGATCAAag GTTTGTTGAGTGGTTGGGATGCTGTTGTGGTGGCACTGATCAAAACAATAATGTTGGGGAAGACATTCACATTTTCCCATGTAGGGATACCATGTTCTCACATCCCAGAACTAACCATTGTTATCTTCTTTCTCAGCTTCCTACTTCCATTTCCATGATAGATTCTGGGTATGTATATATCAACTCTAATTTtcgggagtggatcctctccgtGAGAAAAATGCTGGATGGTATCCA AATTAAAGGTGATAGATCACTCTGTATTctatcaattgttaaaaaaaaatcattttcccTATTTTTCATTATTCAattcaaatatttattattaataataatatctcacTTATTGAACTATTCCCCAAATATCTTGCAA GAAACAATTGGGACCCAGGTTTTGATTCCAGTGCCAGGTGGACTAGTTGAGCTGTTTGTAACCAAACAA GTACCTGAAGATCATCAAGTAATTGATTTTGTGACAGCACAATGCATTGTGTTGGTAGagcaagaagcagcaaacaactCTACAAGTTTCAACATGCAATCAAATGTTGTTGGAgatgataacaataataataataataataataataataataatgaaaatcaaGTGATgatgaacaacaacaacaacaataatcagTTTGTTCTCACAACTGCACCAGAAACTTCACCACATGATGAAATCCCCATCACTCTATGCAGTTCTCCACTCAACTTCATGCAACAGTTCAGAACAATGAATAAGAACAACGATAACAATGGAGTAGCAGCAGCATTTTCTGAAGAATATCAAGGTTCAATATTCCTCCATGAAAACCAAAACAACAATAACCAGCCAATGAAAGCAGCGgccatggaggaagaagaagaagaagagcagcAAGTGGGGACAAAggagaataacaacaacaaaaatgaaGGAGGAGTTGTTGGTGTTGGAAGGTCAGATTCAATGTCAGATTGCAGTGATCAGaacgaagaagaggaagatggaaAATACAGAAGGAGGaatggaaaagggaaccaatcaaAGAACCTTGTTGctgaaagaaagagaaggaagaaaCTGAATGACAGGCTGTACAATCTTCGTTCATTGGTTCCAAGAATATCCAAGCTTGATAGAGCTTCCATTCTTGGCGATGCAATTGAGTTTGTTAAGGATTTGCAAAAGCAGGTCAAGGATCTTCAAGATGAACTTGAGGACAATAACAACAATTCCGACACTACTGCTGTTGATCATCATGATAGTAGCAACCAGTTTCTTGATCATTTCGGAGCATCCTATGTTATCCCAAATCACAAGCATATGCAGCAAGAAGCAGTGGATGCCACTACTCTTACCATGGACAAGCAGCACTCCCAACAAATGGAG CCGCAAGTGGAAGTGGCAGTGATAGATGGGAAGGAGTACTTTGTGAAGGTATTCTGTGAGCACAGAGCAGGTGGGTTTGTGAAATTGATGGAGGCACTCAACACCTTAGGCATGGATGTTGTACATGCCACTGTCACTAGCCACAAAGGCCTTGTCTCTAATGTCTTCAAAGTTGAG AAAAAGGATAGTGATATGGTGGAGGCTGAGGATGTGAGAGACTCATTGCTAGAGCTTACAAGGAACCCATCATGTAGGGTGTGGAGTAATAATAATACAAAGAACAATAATCCCACATCGGAGAATTCCAATGGTGTTGGTGTGGGAagggatcatcatcatcatcatcatcatcacatgcCCGCATATCATCCCCATCCATTTCATACTTAA